In a single window of the Lagenorhynchus albirostris chromosome 19, mLagAlb1.1, whole genome shotgun sequence genome:
- the CIC gene encoding protein capicua homolog isoform X3 — protein sequence MKPMKKACAGLPGSGSGGKSPPATRAKALRRRGAGEGDKPEEEDDEAQQQQPGPEEAEEGEEEAERGTGAEGLPPELHPDDPAPGPAEEPKGEGEAGRWEPSLSRKTATFKSRAPKKKYVEEHGAGSGSSGAAGAPEERARTPEEAGTPGVPPQPPTSARSSSTDTASEHSADLEDEPAEAGGLGPWPPGSTSGGYDLRQLRSQRVLARRGDGLFLPAVVRQVRRSQDLGVQFPGDRALTFYEGAPGSGVDVVLDATPPPAALVVGTAVCTCVEPGVAAYRAGVVVEVAAKPAAYKVRFSPGPSSQPGPAATPPQPPQREPEDAVWVARSSLRLLRPPWEPEALPRKPPAGPEEGQAEPGAALPPCPAALDLKQPEDAEVSKISFGGHLGSCEEGEEKHPPALGTPALLPLPPPQLLSPPPKSPAFAGPGRPGEQPSPCQEGSQGGSRSSSVASLEKGAAPAARARTPLTAAQQKYKKGDVVCTPNGIRKKFNGKQWRRLCSRDGCMKESQRRGYCSRHLSMRTKEMEGLADSGPGGAGRPAGVAAREGSTEFDWGDETSRDSEASSVAARGDSRPRLVAPADLSRFEFDECEAAVMLVSLGSSRSGTPSFSPVSTQSPFSPAPSPSPSPLFGFRPANFSPINASPVIQRTAVRSRHLSASTPKAGVLTPPDLGPHPPPPAPRERHSSGILPTFQTNLTFTVPISPGRRKTELLPHPGALGAPGAAGGGAAPDFPKSDSLDSGVDSVSHTPTPSTPAGFRAVSPAVPFSRSRQPSPLLLLPPPAGLTSDPGPSVRRVPAVQRDSPVIVRNPDVPLPSKFPAEVGAGSEARAGGPGRGCRETPVPPGMASGKPGLPPPLPAPVPITVPPAAPTAVAQPMPTFGLASSPFQPVAFHPSPAALLPVLVPSSYTSHPAPKKEVIMGRPGTVWTNVEPRSVAVFPWHSLVPFLAPSQPDPSVQPSEAQQPASHLVASNQSKEPAESAAVAHEQPPGGTGNADPGRPPGATCPESPGPGPPHTLGVVEPGKGPLPTTEEEAPGPPGEPRLDSETESDHDDAFLSIMSPEIQLPLPPGKRRTQSLSALPKERDSSSEKDGRSPNKREKDHIRRPMNAFMIFSKRHRALVHQRHPNQDNRTVSKILGEWWYALGPKEKQKYHDLAFQVKEAHFKAHPDWKWCNKDRKKSSSEAKPTSLGLAGGHKEPRERSMSETGTAAAPGVSSELLSVTAQTLLSSDTKAPGSSSCGAERLHTVGGPGSARPRAFSHSGVHSLDGGEVDSQALQELTQMVSGPVSYSGPKPSTQYGAPGPFAAPGEGGTLAASGRPPLLPTRASRSQRAASEDMTSDEERMVICEEEGDDDVIADDGFSTTDIDLKCKERVTDSESGDSSGEDPEGSKGFGRKVFSPVIRSSFTHCRPSLDPEPPGPPDPPAGFGKGYGPTPSSSSSPASSSASAATSFPLGSGTFKAQESGQGSTTGPLRPPPPGTGGPATPKATRFLPTDPATFRRKRPESVGGLEPPGPSVIAAPPSGGGSVLQTLVLPSNKEERESSGARMPSAPAPSLAYGAPAAPLSRPAATMVTNVVRPVSSTPVPIASKPFPTSGRAEASPNDTAGARTETVAGSRAPGGSPLGVSLVYSDKKSGAATSTASHLVAGPLLGTVGKAPATVTNLLVGAPGYGAPAPPAVQFIAQGGPGSGTAAGSGAGAGSGPNGPMPLGILQPGPLGKAGGITQVQYILPTLPQQLQVAPAPAPAPGTKAAAPSGPAPTTSIRFTLPPGTSTNGKVLAATAPTPGIPILQSVPSAPPPKAQSVSPVQAPPPGGSAQLLPGKVLVPLATPSMSVRGGGTGQPLPLVSPPFSVPVQNGAQPPSKIIQLTPVPVSTPSGLVPPLSPATLPGPASQPQKVLLPSSTRITYVQSAGGHALPLGTSPASSQAGTVTSYGPTSSVALGFTSLGPSGPAFVQPLLSGQAPLLAPGQVGVSPVPSPQLPPTCAAPSGPVITAFYPGSPVPTSSAPLAQPSQAPPGLVYTVATNTTPPAATILPKGPPAPATATPAPTSPFPSATAGSMTYSLVAPKAQRPTPKAPQKVKAAIASIPVGSFEAGAPGRPGPASRQPLEPGPAREPPASESELEGRPTTPAPPLPPETWAPPARSSPPPPPPAEERTSAKGPETMVSLNPVSSISLPSSPQASKFPSSSSDWRVPGLGLESRGEPPTPPSPAPAPAPAPGSSGSSSEGSSGRAAGDTPERKEAASAGKKVKVRPPPLKKTFDSVDKVLSEVDFEERFAELPEFRPEEVLPSPTLQSLATSPRAILGSYRKKRKNSTDLDSAPEDPTSPKRKMRRRSSCSSEPNTPKSAKCEGDIFTFDRTGTEAEDVLGELEYEKVPYSSLRRTLDQRRALVMQLFQDHGFFPSAQATAAFQARYADIFPSKVCLQLKIREVRQKIMQAATPTEQPPGAEAPLPGPPPTVTAAAPVPTPSPAGGPDPTSPGSDSGTAPAAPPLPPPPEPGPGQPGWEGPPQPSPPPSGPSTAATGR from the exons ATGAAACCAATGAAGAAGGCGTGCGCCGGCCTCCCAGGTTCTGGCAGCGGTGGCAAGTCCCCCCCAGCCACCAGGGCCAAGGCCCTGAGGCggcgaggggctggggagggtgacaagccagaggaggaagatgatgaGGCTCAGCAGCAGCAGCCGGGGCCAGAAGAGGCTGAGGAGGGTGAGGAGGAGGCCGAGCGGGGCACAGGGGCTGAAGGGCTGCCCCCAGAGCTGCACCCCGACGACCCGGCCCCAGGCCCAGCCGAGGAacccaagggggagggggaggcaggccGCTGGGAGCCCTCACTCAGCCGAAAGACGGCCACGTTCAAGTCACGAGCGCCCAAGAAGAAGTATGTGGAGGAGCATGGGGCCGGCAGTGGCAGCAGTGGGGCGGCTGGTGCCCCTGAAGAGCGGGCACGGACCCCCGAGGAGGCGGGCACCCCGGGGGTGCCTCCGCAGCCACCCACCTCTGCCCGCTCCTCCTCCACCGACACAGCCAGCGAGCACTCGGCCGACCTGGAAGATGAGCCGGCCGAAGCTGGTGGTTTAGGTCCCTGGCCCCCTGGCAGCACCAGCGGTGGCTATGACCTGCGGCAGCTGCGGTCCCAGCGGGTGCTGGCTCGGCGTGGGGACGGTCTCTTCCTGCCGGCTGTGGTGCGCCAGGTGCGCCGAAGCCAGGACCTGGGTGTGCAGTTCCCTGGGGACCGGGCCCTGACTTTCTACGAGGGGGCACCTGGCAGTGGTGTGGATGTGGTTTTGGATGCCACGCCACCGCCAGCTGCGCTGGTGGTGGGCACAGCGGTCTGTACCTGTGTGGAGCCCGGTGTGGCTGCCTACCGTgccggggtggtggtggaggtggccGCCAAGCCAGCTGCCTACAAGGTCCGCTTCAGCCctggccccagctcccagccGGGCCCGGCGGCCACcccgccgcagccgccgcagcGTGAGCCCGAGGACGCGGTGTGGGTGGCCCGCTCCAGCCTGCGCCTGCTGCGGCCCCCGTGGGAGCCCGAAGCCCTGCCGAGGAAGCCCCCGGCGGGTCCTGAGGAGGGGCAGGCCGAGCCGGGGGCcgccctgcccccctgccctgctGCCCTGGACCTCAAGCAGCCCGAGGATGCCGAGGTCTCCAAGATCAGCTTTGGTGGCCACCTGGGGTCTTGCGAGGAGGGTGAGGAGAAGCACCCGCCAGCCCTGGGCACCCCGGCCCTGCTCCCACTGCCCCCGCCCCAGCTCCTGTCACCGCCACCCAAGTCCCCAGCCTTCGCCGGCCCAGGCCGCCCTGGCGAGCAGCCCTCGCCCTGCCAGGAGGGGAGCCAGGGCGGCAGCCGCAGCAGCAGCGTGGCCTCCCTGGAGAAGGGGGCTGCACCAGCCGCCCGGGCCCGCACGCCACTGACAGCAGCCCAGCAGAAATACAAGAAGGGAGACGTGGTCTGCACACCCAATGGAATTCGAAAGAAATTCAATGGCAAGCAGTGGCGACGGCTGTGCTCGAGAGATGGCTGCATGAAGGAGTCCCAGCGGCGGGGCTACTGCTCCCGCCACCTGTCCATGCGAACCAAGGAGATGGAGGGCCTGGCGGACAGTGGCCCAGGTGGGGCTGGGCGGCCAGCTGGTGTGGCGGCCCGTGAGGGCAGCACCGAGTTCGACTGGGGTGATGAGACATCTCGGGACAGTGAGGCCAGCAGCGTGGCAGCCCGGGGAGACTCACGCCCACGCCTGGTGGCCCCTGCTGACCTGTCACGCTTTGAGTTCGACGAGTGTGAAGCGGCTGTGATGCTGGTGTCACTGGGCAGCTCTCGCTCGGGCACACCCTCCTTCTCCCCCGTCTCTACGCAGTCACCTTTCTCGCCAGCCCcgtcaccctcaccctcaccactCTTCGGCTTCCGCCCTGCCAACTTCAGCCCCATCAACGCCTCGCCAGTCATCCAACGCACTGCTGTTCGCAGTCGCCACCTGAGCGCCAGCACCCCTAAGGCAGGCGTGCTGACGCCGCCGGACCTGggccctcacccacccccacctgccccccgaGAGCGCCATTCCTCTGGCATCCTACCTACCTTCCAGACCAACCTGACCTTTACTGTGCCCATCAGCCCTGGGCGACGGAAGACAGAGCTGCTGCCCCACCCAGGGGCGTTGGGGGCCCCTGGTGCAGCAGGCGGAGGAGCCGCCCCAGACTTCCCCAAGAGTGACAGCTTAGACTCTGGTGTGGATTCGGTGTCCCACACACCTACACCCTCCACACCGGCTGGCTTCCGTGCTGTGTCGCCCGCCGTGCCCTTCTCCCGCTCCCGCCAGCCCTCGCCGTTGCTGCTGTTGCCCCCACCTGCCGGCCTCACCTCGGATCCTGGGCCTTCCGTGCGCAGGGTGCCTGCCGTGCAGCGGGACTCACCCGTCATCGTCCGCAACCCCGACGTGCCACTGCCCTCCAAATTCCCTGCGGAGGTGGGCGCTGGCAGTGAGGCACGGGCCGGGGGACCTGGGCGGGGCTGCCGAGAGACTCCGGTGCCGCCCGGGATGGCCAGTGGGAAGCCTGGCCTGCCTCCACCTCTGCCGGCCCCCGTGCCCATCACTGTGCCTCCAGCTGCGCCGACGGCCGTGGCCCAGCCGATGCCCACCTTTGGCCTGGCTTCCTCGCCCTTCCAGCCGGTGGCCTTCCACCCCTCACCTGCTGCCCTGTTGCCCGTCCTGGTGCCCAGCAGCTACACCAGCCATCCTGCCCCCAAAAAGGAAGTCATCATGGGCCGGCCTGGGACAG TGTGGACGAACGTGGAACCTCGCTCTGTGGCCGTGTTCCCCTGGCATTCCTTAGTCCCCTTCCTGGCCCCCAGCCAGCCTGACCCCTCCGTGCAGCCAAGTGAGGCCCAGCAACCTGCTAGCCACCTAGTGGCCTCCAACCAGAGCAAAG AGCCTGCTGAGTCGGCAGCTGTTGCTCATGAGCAGCCACCAGGCGGGACGGGGAATGCTGACCCTGGGCGGCCCCCTGGAGCTACATGCCCCGAGAGCCCAGGGCCCGGACCCCCCCACACTTTGGGGGTGGTGGAACCTGGAAAGGGCCCCCTTCCCACGACGGAGGAGGAGGCCCCTGGTCCTCCAGGAGAGCCCCGGCTGGACAGTGAGACAGAGAGTGACCACGACGATGC CTTCCTCTCCATCATGTCTCCTGAGATCCAGTTGCCTCTGCCGCCTGGGAAACGCCGGACGCAGTCCCTCAGCGCCCTGCCCAAGGAACGAGACTCATCTTCAGAGAAGGATGGACGCAGCCCCAACAAG AGGGAGAAGGACCATATCCGGCGGCCCATGAATGCCTTCATGATCTTCAGCAAGCGGCACCGGGCCCTGGTCCACCAGCGTCACCCCAACCAGGACAACCGGACCGTCAGTAAGATCCTGGGCGAGTGGTGGTACGCTCTGGGGCCCAAGGAGAAGCAGAAGTACCACGACCTGGCCTTCCAG GTGAAAGAGGCCCACTTTAAGGCCCACCCAGACTGGAAATGGTGCAACAAGGACCGGAAGAAGTCCAGCTCAGAGGCCAAGCCTACAAGCCTGGGACTGGCAGGGGGGCACAAGGAGCCAAGGGAGCGGAGCATGTCGGAGACAGGCACCGCCGCTGCCCCTGGAG TGTCCTCGGAGCTCCTGTCCGTCACAGCCCAGACGCTCTTGAGCTCGGACACCAAGGCTCCGGGGAGCAGCTCCTGTGGGGCAGAACGTCTGCACACAGTCGGCGGACCTGGCTCAGCCCGGCCTCGAGCCTTCTCCCACAGTGGGGTCCACAGCCTGGATGGCGGGGAAGTAGACAGCCAGGCACTACAGGAACTGACTCAG ATGGTGTCTGGCCCTGTATCCTACTCTGGCCCAAAGCCTTCCACCCAGTATGGGGCTCCAGGCCCCTTTGCGGCCCCCGGTGAGGGAGGCACTCTGGCAGCCAGTGGGCGGCCCCCACTGCTGCCCACCCGGGCCTCCCGTTCCCAGCGTGCAGCCAGTGAGGACATGACCAGTGACGAGGAACGCATGGTCATCTGTGAGGAGGAAGGGGATGATGATGTCATTG CTGACGATGGCTTCAGCACCACTGACATTGACCTCAAGTGCAAGGAGCGGGTGACCGACAGCGAGAGCGGAGACAGCTCTGGGGAGGACCCAGAGGGCAGCAAG GGATTTGGTCGGAAGGTGTTCTCGCCTGTGATCCGTTCCTCCTTTACTCACTGCCGTCCATCACTGGACCCTGAGCCCCCAGGGCCCCCAGATCCACCTGCCGGCTTCGGCAAAGGCTACGGGCCCACCCCATCCTCCTCATCCTCGCCTGCCTCCTCCTCGGCCTCAGCAGccacctccttccctctgggCTCAGGGACCTTCAAGGCCCAGGAGTCAGGTCAGGGCAGCACAACAGGTCCCCTACGGCCCCCACCCCCTGGAACTGGGGGCCCAGCAACGCCTAAGGCCACCCGGTTTCTCCCCACGGATCCTGCCACCTTCCGGCGCAAGAGACCTGAAAGCGTGGGGGGCCTGGAGCCACCAGGCCCCTCAGTCATTGCGGCACCTCCCAGCGGGGGAGGAAGTGTTCTGCAGACACTGGTCCTGCCCTCAAACAAGGAGGAACGGGAGAGCAGCGGAGCTCGCATGCCCTCGGCCCCAGCCCCGTCGCTGGCCTATGGGGCCCCAGCAGCCCCCCTGTCCCGCCCGGCCGCCACCATGGTCACCAATGTGGTGCGGCCTGTCAGCAGCACTCCTGTGCCCATCGCCTCTAAGCCTTTCCCCACTTCTGGCCGGGCAGAAGCGTCTCCAAATGACACGGCCGGTGCCAGGACAGAGACAGTCGCTGGGTCCCGGGCGCCTGGGGGCTCCCCACTGGGCGTCAGCTTAGTGTATTCAGACAAGAAGTCGGGAGCAGCCACCTCAACAGCCTCACATCTGGTGGCTGGACCCCTACTGGGCACTGTGGGGAAGGCGCCTGCCACTGTCACCAACCTGCTGGTGGGCGCCCCGGGCTATGGGGCCCCAGCGCCCCCAGCTGTCCAGTTCATTGCCCAGGGGGGCCCTGGCAGCGGGACGGCTGCGGGCTCAGGAGCAGGTGCTGGGAGTGGGCCCAATGGGCCAATGCCCCTGGGCATCCTGCAGCCAGGTCCCCTGGGCAAGGCTGGGGGAATCACCCAGGTGCAGTATATTCTGCCCACGCTGCCCCAGCAACTTCAAGTGGCGCCTGCCCCAGCACCAGCCCCTGGGACCAAGGCAGCAGCTCCCAGCGGCCCTGCACCCACCACCAGCATCCGTTTCACCCTCCCGCCGGGCACCTCCACCAACGGCAAAGTCCTGGCTGCCACCGCACCCACTCCTGGCATCCCCATCCTGCAGTCCGTaccctccgccccgcccccgaaag CCCAGTCAGTTTCTCCTGtgcaggccccgcccccgggtGGCTCAGCCCAGCTGCTACCTGGGAAGGTACTAGTGCCCTTGGCCACCCCTAGCATGTCAGTGCGGGGAGGAGGGACCGGCCAGCCGCTGCCCCTGGTGAGCCCACCCTTCTCAGTACCTGTGCAGAACGGTGCTCAGCCACCCAGCAAG ATCATCCAGCTAACTCCGGTGCCTGTGAGCACACCCAGCGGCCTGGTGCCGCCCCTCAGCCCGGCCACGCTCCCCGGACCCGCCTCTCAGCCTCAGAAGGTTCTGCTGCCCTCCTCCACCAG GATCACCTACGTGCAGTCAGCAGGCGGGCATGCGCTGCCCCTGGGTACCAGTCCTGCATCCAGTCAGGCTGGAACAGTCACCTCGTACGGACCCACGAGCTCAGTAGCCCTAGGCTTCACCTCGCTGGGGCCCAGCGGCCCCGCCTTCGTGCAGCCTCTGCTTTCAG GCCAAGCCCCATTGCTGGCTCCTGGCCAGGTGGGCGTGTCACCCGtgcccagcccccagctgccTCCCACCTGCGCAGCCCCCAGTGGTCCCGTCATCACAGCGTTTTACCCTGGCAGCCCCGTACCCACCTCCTCAGCACCCCTGGCCCAGCCATCCCAGGCTCCCCCAGGCCTGGTCTACACCGTGGCCACCAACACCACCCCACCTGCTGCCACCATCCTGCCCAAGGGCCCACCGGCCCCCGCCACTGCCACCCCGGCCCCTACCAGCCCTTTTCCTAGTGCCACAG CAGGCTCCATGACCTACAGTTTAGTGGCCCCCAAGGCCCAGCGGCCCACCCCCAAGGCCCCCCAGAAAGTGAAGGCGGCCATCGCCAGCATTCCTGTGGGCTCCTTTGAGGCAGGTGCCCCTGGGCGGCCAGGCCCTGCGTCCCGGCAGCCGTTGGAGCCCGGCCCAGCTCGTGAGCCCCCTGCATCCGAGTCAGAGCTTGAGGGGCGGCCAACAACACCAGCCCCTCCACTGCCCCCAGAGACCTGGGCTCCCCCGGCCCGGAGCAGTCCCCCGCCGCCCCCACCTGCTGAGGAGCGGACCAGTGCCAAGGGCCCTGAGACCATG GTGAGTCTGAACCCAGTGTCCTCCATCTCCCTGCCATCCTCACCCCAGGCCAGCAAATTCCCCAGCTCATCTTCAGACTGGCGAGTCCCCGGGCTGGGCCTGGAGAGCCGAGGGgagcctcccacccctcccagcccGGCCCcggctccagccccagcccctggtagcagcggcagcagcagtgAGGGCAGCAGTGGGAGGGCAGCTGGGGACACCCCCGAGCGCAAGGAGGCGGCTAGTGCTGGCAAGAAGGTCAAGGTGCGGCCCCCGCCCCTGAAGAAGACCTTTGACTCTGTGGACAA GGTCCTGTCGGAGGTGGACTTCGAAGAGCGCTTTGCTGAGCTGCCCGAGTTTCGGCCTGAGGAGGTGTTGCCCTCGCCCACCCTGCAGTCTCTGGCCACCTCACCCCGGGCCATCCTGGGCTCCTACCGCAAGAAGAGGAAGAACTCCACTG ACCTGGACTCAGCCCCCGAGGACCCCACCTCGCCCAAGCGTAAGATGAGGAGACGCTCCAGTTGCAGCTCGGAGCCCAACACCCCCAAGAGTGCCAAGTGCGAGGGGGACATCTTCACTTTTGACCGTACAG GTACAGAAGCTGAGGATGTGCTCGGGGAGCTGGAATACGAGAAGGTGCCCTACTCGTCGCTGCGGCGCACCCTGGACCAGCGCCGGGCCCTCGTCATGCAGCTCTTCCAGGACCATGGCTTCTTCCCATCAG